TCGTCGCAGGTAGCAGCTACATTTGGATGAGTGACACATGAagggaggaggagacaccgtcctGTGCATGAAGATGGATTCCACTGCAATTAAACCAAACATGTGTTCATTAATATCTTGTAAAACCTTCACATGTTTTTCAGTTCAGCACTTTGTACTTTGCACTAATTCAAGTTTGTCTCAAGTAACataattaaggtttttttttttttttttgcaaattatttcCTCCAAATGCTGTCTTTTTCCTCCAAAAAACACATCCTatgaacagcattttttcttCTTATCTTTCAAAATTTTTTCCCCCTGATCATTGTagttttttccatctttgcttCTGTACTTCTTATTCTTATTGACTTATCATTGATGCATATTTTGGAAATGGGTCAAATACTGAACACGATGATTCTGCATTTACAAGATGACCACAACATATGACTCAAACTTTATACTATATTTAGCTCCAGAATGTGACGTACAGAGGAAATAAACACAAATGCATGAATATGTAGTATGGAGGGCAATTATATGAATGTGAATATAAATATCCACatttaaaaatgatcaaatgacaCTTATGATTGATTGCAATCTTTTATAATTGGAACAAAAAACATAATTACTGCATGGCATCCTCCCAAGAGAGTCAGGGTGATTATCCTGCTCGATTACAGCCAATCACAGGCAAATTGCATTGTAACCACGAGGGTTTGTGCAAGCACCATCTGTGCACATAAAAGCATCATGCTTGCTCCTGTGGCAACTTTTGTTTCAGTAATTTTCCTCCACGTCACAGCTGAGAATGTCATTGCAAATTAACGGGTTGGTTTGGTATTTTAAGGAAAAGGGGGCGTACAGTGGAAACCCTGAGAAATTACAGCTTTAGTTGACATTCTTTGTCCTCACCAAGGTGAGAATATTAGCGTTGGTGCTTGAGGGGAAGACGTGCCTGTGTGAAGGGCTGGTACTGCTGGACCCAGGTGGTCTGGGTGGTTCTGGAACGCCGTGCGTCATCCAGACACAGTGCATGGTCATTTCCCAAAAGCACAGCCTCTTTTGCATCGTAATTTACCCAATGAGTAAAAGCTGAATCAGAAAACTTTCACAACTGCAGCACAGAGTTGTGATCATATGTTCATGTCACATTTACAAGTGACTGGACCTTCATTGAGTTTTCAACAGCTGTACTTCTGTTAACTGCCAAACTACAAATTCAGTCAAATATGGCTCAGAAACAGACTGATGGTTTCATTTTTTTATGCACTTGTTTTTTtaggaaggaaaaaaaattatacatttaattttacaagtcacacacacacaaaacatctcAAAATATTACATGTTACTGAAAATGTAAACTCTTATTACAGTAATGTTCAACCAGTACACTTAAGATGTATTTCTCCTTGGGAATGTAGACTGACAGGACTAAAATGATCATTCTATTAAATACATAATTTAGCTGTGACAAACATGATAAATTCAACTTTGACATTTTACCTAAGCATTAGGGAGGCAGGGAGTCTCTGTTGGGACATCTGCtcaaacaaacagtaaaaaaaatgatGACAGGATGGTTTAGGACTATTTTTCAATGACTAAGGTATCTCTGTGAAGGTAAATGCCACTAGATTTGaccatatttcatttttcacggACAAAATCAGGTGAAAATATTAATACATACACAATAAAGACATGACAGACAACACAATATAAGGACACTTTACATGTTTAGCTACTACTTCGAAGCTAATTTGGTTTGAGTTTCACCAAGTGTTTACTTTTTTGTCATGCAGTTTCATTTTTTATGTCTACTATGCGTCGTGCAAGAGAGTGTTGGCATTAGAAATGTTACTGTTTGTCTTTAATGTAAGTGAATTCTTGTAAAATCTGTAAGTTATGACAGAATAAATGTGCGAAGAAGGGTGGCTAAAGATTTTCAGTGGATTTCTTTGGGATgtctactttttcttcttctgctgctcttGGAAGAAGTCATTGCAGGCGACAGTCAGGGCCGCCACCAACACAACAAACTCATTGAAATCCACTTCGTTGTCTTTGTTTGAGTCCAGGTCGTTCATGATTTTCTCCACCAGCATTGGATCTTTCTGTGActgaaaaaagaaaggaaaagaacatAAGTCTGATGTATGAAactgatatttttttgggcttctATTCACTTTCAGATGTAGATACATGATAAGGATAGTTACATAATTGAGTAATGATGATTGCTAAATTTGAAATGAGCTTGATTTAGgccataataaataaaatattggtcTACATAGGATATAACATCCGATGAAACACTCTAAAAGTTGCTGTGTGATCGTTACAGGGGCTTCATATTGACTCAAGAGAAAACTATTTATGTCCAGAGAAGATGTTGTTAAATGAACCTTGAGCTGAAACAGATCGCACACATGATTCAGTGCTTTACTTGTTTCCCTCAGAATTGAGAAGAAAGACTTGTCTTTGCTTTTTCCACCTTCTAACCTCCGAGGCAGCGGTGATCTTTAAATGGACTCCATTAAtgtaaaggttaaattaaatccAACTCGCTCTGAACGGTTAAATGTCATTCAtcttatagagaaaaaaaacctgCTGTTTAGTATCTCTGCAATTTAATTCAGCTTAATTTGGTTCATCCTCTGAATAATATTGAGGCATGACTTTGTATTACTGTGACATATAATAATTCACATCACCATCAAATACAGTGGACCATTACATGCACTGGGTACAGGCCACAAAATTCAGTTTTCAGTAAtcagtattatttattatttattttaagtttcCTCTTGCTTAATTCAGTAGTTTTTGAAATATGTGAGGTACGTGTTTTGACTGGATGCCCATTTTGTGGCGTAGGCTGCCTCAACTATGCGGTCTGCAGGTGTTTTTGTTCCTGTTTAAAAGCCACACATGTGTGATACAGAGGCATAATCCCTCATTTCAATTTTCTACAAAGAAACCCAATAAATGGAATTCATCACAAAAAAGCTGCAGCTATTATATgcacttaataaataaatgaatgaatacacatttgtCATGCTCTACATCCTTGACTGTTCtgttcaattttattttttttgtcaggaGAGCTTCCAGTTactattacattttaaatgtaaaatgatCCTCCCTATTACTAAACAATCTGCAAAAATAGTTTATGAATCATTGATTTGTATGCGTCAGACTTTTCTTTTAGAGGAAACAGAGGGTGACTGTCGTCTCACCGGGCCACTGTCTATCCACAGAGGTGACTATGGCCCGTGGGGATGTGATGACATCACAGGCTATCTATATTTGGAGGCGATGTGGgccactgatgatgatgatgtgtgagCACCTGAGGCTTCCATCCGCATGAGGGAGGACaagaagtgaaaagaaaaaatatatctgAAGGCATGGGGGCTCACACTCTCAGGCCTCGGCTCTTTTTGTTGAATGTGTCGGTCTCAATCATGTGAAGTCGCAGGCCTGTGCACACTGCTATCACACAAAGTCAGGGGCCGGGGCTTATCTGAAATGGCCTTATCTATCTCCTTCACCCTGTCTTTTATTTCCACACTATTATGATGTGAGAGCCACCAGCAGCAGTTATACTTAGACAGCAGGATAACAATCAATGAGAAAACAATTTCCTTCAACAAGGTCAGAGTGGTCTTTACTTAAATCatataaaaaaaatgcagtgatctgatttcactttttttgcgaGCCCAGCAACAGTAATGCGTCATCCAGGGAAGAGAGGATCTTTAAAAAGTTAATTACCATTATTACAACTGACCATCATAGATCAATAGAGGAAACCAAAACTGATGTACAGGTCATGTGTGGTGCACCGACATATTCTCAATAATTACAACTATTGAGTCCCTCAACTCAGAAAAAGCTGTAAACATTGATTATTTCAAAGCAAACTGCAAACACTGACTGAAAACAACCCAAATATGCCTAAAAATATCCAAACTGTCCTGTATCAAACagaataaatctgccaatggggaCTGAGCACATtttaataaaataagaataaaagtcAAGCCACTGAAAGATCACAATGGGTCTTCAAACTGAggaaaataaaccaataaatacatgcttattacaaaatgaaacagTTATGAAATACAGCTTTAATATTCTTACATCCAGTTTGTTGTGAAAGTCATCATTTGTGTCCCGTTGCTGGGATATTATGCAAACTACTGTTTTATCTGTTAAATGGAGCACACTTACAGGGATATTTTATAAAAACAAAGATAGATTTATTTTCTTAGATTTAGATTAAATATCTGATGATACAATCATGCTCCAGAACCAAGATATTTTAACTttcttgaaattattttttgcagtatataaatgataattaaaaggtaaaaaaaaaaaaaagataatatacACAGTGTACTTTACCGTGAGGAAGTCGGTGAGTTCGCTGTTTAGTAATTGCTTCAACTCGCCCTTATTAAGTTTGTATTTGTCTCCATCATTTCCAGAGTAATTGTAGAAAACTGTTATCAGAGCATCCATTGCACCTTCAAGTTGGCTCGGCATCCTGACGGAAGGATCAGTGTCGCAGCTTCATGGAAAATAAATGTTTTGCA
This region of Sphaeramia orbicularis chromosome 12, fSphaOr1.1, whole genome shotgun sequence genomic DNA includes:
- the s100z gene encoding protein S100-Z, with the translated sequence MDVSPVELIIVKKIMDGPVNHFTFPNKQAEPQRLCSLFYRTLTSCDTDPSVRMPSQLEGAMDALITVFYNYSGNDGDKYKLNKGELKQLLNSELTDFLTSQKDPMLVEKIMNDLDSNKDNEVDFNEFVVLVAALTVACNDFFQEQQKKKK